One Candidatus Hydrogenedentota bacterium DNA segment encodes these proteins:
- a CDS encoding extracellular solute-binding protein, whose product MKRTASTPLILLAALATLAAAGCAQKPSGDAPFAPIDEARAVFWDRQTTETGALMEKIANRFNESNPPLPLKIETTGNYGDIFQKVMASIRAGRLPAMAVSYESMTAQYAASGAALPLDPLIEAPGTGLTPEDLADFFPAVLESNRFSEEGGAMLSFPLTKSVLMLYANHRVLREAGIERPPGTWDEFLGQSRAIKEKTGKHAWAVAVDCSTISAMIFSRGGEVLVGGVPQYDQPASLQTFELLETLVKEDLVYTIPARTFEDEAAFAADRIAFTLRTSAGSANMAIAMGGKNAEWSLNPIPQSDPARPATVLFGPNVTLFDVGADQAASAWGFTRYFTSPEVMAEWCLATGYVPIRRSVARDPRLVAYFEEWPSNRAPFDSLAFARTEPNVRGWQAIRKQVEQAQAAVMSGLQGGREAALALQQAAVEELARGAGQ is encoded by the coding sequence TTGAAACGCACCGCAAGCACCCCTTTGATCCTCCTGGCGGCGCTCGCCACACTCGCGGCCGCGGGCTGCGCCCAGAAACCGTCCGGAGACGCGCCCTTCGCGCCGATAGACGAGGCGCGGGCCGTGTTCTGGGACCGCCAGACCACCGAGACCGGCGCGCTTATGGAGAAAATTGCGAACCGCTTCAATGAAAGCAACCCGCCGCTGCCCCTGAAGATCGAAACCACCGGCAACTACGGCGACATCTTCCAGAAGGTCATGGCCAGCATTCGCGCGGGACGCCTGCCCGCCATGGCGGTGTCGTATGAAAGCATGACCGCGCAATATGCCGCGTCCGGCGCCGCGCTCCCACTCGATCCACTGATCGAGGCGCCCGGGACCGGCTTGACGCCGGAGGATCTCGCGGATTTCTTTCCCGCCGTGCTCGAGAGCAACCGCTTCTCGGAAGAGGGGGGCGCCATGCTCTCCTTCCCGCTCACCAAGAGTGTGCTCATGCTCTACGCCAACCATCGGGTGCTGCGCGAAGCGGGCATCGAGCGTCCCCCGGGAACCTGGGACGAATTCCTCGGCCAAAGCCGGGCCATCAAGGAAAAAACCGGCAAGCACGCCTGGGCCGTTGCGGTGGACTGCTCCACCATCAGCGCCATGATCTTCAGTCGCGGCGGAGAGGTGCTGGTCGGCGGCGTTCCCCAATACGATCAGCCGGCATCGCTCCAGACCTTCGAGTTGCTGGAGACCCTCGTGAAGGAAGATCTGGTCTACACCATCCCCGCGCGGACCTTCGAGGACGAGGCGGCCTTTGCGGCGGACCGCATCGCCTTCACGCTTCGCACGAGCGCCGGCAGCGCCAACATGGCTATCGCGATGGGCGGGAAGAACGCGGAGTGGTCGCTTAACCCGATCCCGCAGTCCGATCCCGCGCGCCCGGCCACGGTGCTTTTTGGGCCCAATGTGACCTTGTTTGACGTGGGCGCCGATCAGGCCGCCAGCGCCTGGGGCTTCACCCGCTACTTCACCTCGCCCGAGGTGATGGCCGAGTGGTGCCTCGCCACGGGATATGTCCCCATTCGCCGGTCCGTGGCGCGGGATCCGCGGCTCGTGGCCTATTTCGAGGAATGGCCCTCAAACCGCGCCCCCTTCGACAGCCTGGCGTTTGCCCGAACCGAGCCCAACGTGCGCGGGTGGCAGGCGATTCGAAAACAGGTCGAGCAGGCCCAGGCCGCCGTCATGTCCGGGCTTCAAGGCGGCCGCGAGGCCGCGCTGGCGCTCCAGCAGGCCGCTGTGGAAGAACTCGCGCGCGGCGCGGGCCAATAA
- the cysC gene encoding adenylyl-sulfate kinase translates to MQPESKSSNITWHDAAITADDRAALHGHQPALLWFTGLSGSGKSTLANAVARALHDRGVHTYVLDGDNVRHGLNRDLTFSAGDRVENIRRIGEVAKLFVDAGLVVMTAFISPYRDDRARAREIVGDRFIEVHVDADLATCEQRDPKGLYKKARAGEIGDFTGISAPYEAPENPELRVDTSAMPLEDCVAEVVAYLEARGALRP, encoded by the coding sequence ATGCAGCCAGAATCGAAGTCCAGCAATATCACCTGGCACGACGCCGCGATCACCGCCGATGACCGCGCCGCGCTCCACGGGCACCAGCCGGCCCTGCTCTGGTTCACCGGCCTTTCCGGATCGGGCAAGTCCACGCTGGCCAACGCCGTCGCGCGCGCCCTCCACGATCGCGGCGTCCATACCTACGTCCTCGACGGCGACAACGTGCGCCACGGCCTCAACCGCGACCTCACCTTCTCCGCCGGGGACCGCGTGGAGAACATCCGCCGCATCGGCGAGGTGGCGAAGCTCTTTGTCGACGCGGGTCTGGTGGTAATGACCGCGTTCATCTCCCCCTACCGCGATGATCGTGCGCGCGCGCGAGAGATCGTGGGCGATCGTTTCATCGAGGTGCACGTCGACGCCGACCTGGCCACGTGCGAGCAACGCGACCCCAAAGGGCTTTACAAGAAAGCCCGCGCCGGCGAGATTGGCGATTTCACCGGCATCTCCGCGCCCTACGAAGCCCCCGAGAATCCCGAGCTGCGCGTCGACACGTCGGCGATGCCGCTCGAAGACTGCGTGGCGGAAGTCGTGGCGTACCTCGAAGCGCGCGGAGCCTTGCGTCCGTAA